CTCTAATTAGCAGCTCTTGATGCCTCGATTGAAAAAATAAATAGGATTTTTCTGTTTCGTCATCTTTATGAAGAAAGTCAAATGCTTTTTCTTTAAGATTAGCATTTTTCTTTAAAGCGTCATCAACGTAAATAAGCATTTTGCCTATTTCGTTGTTTTCAAGAGTAGCGACAGTATATCCCATTCTAGTGTTGCACAATAGTTGCACGGGTCATCTCCACAGTATCTCGTTCTGTCTTAGAAATACCATTATTTATTTTCTTTTGCAAGAATGCCACAAACCTTTTTCTTTGTAACTTATTGGTGCGGAGGCGGGAGGAATTTCTCTCCTTACAGGAGCAGTACACCTTTTGGATATATTATTTCGTTACACTCATAATCTATCTCAAAAGCTTTTCGAATCCTCCCTTACTCACGAAATGATAATTTGCTCGGATGGTTCCAATCCATCCTTGCAAATCATTGCGGAGGCGGGAGGATTCGAACCTCCGGTACCGTTTCCGGCACAATGGTTTTCGAAACCATCCCATTAAACCACTCTGGCACGCCTCCATTTGCGCTTTATACTAGCATTTACGCAAAAAAATGCTATAATTTTTTCGTATTTAAGCGGCCCCATCGTCTAATGGTTAGGACGTGAGCTTTTCAAGCTTAAAATCGGGGTTCGATTCCCCGTGGGGTCACCACCTAACAACAAAGAGGTACAGCACAGTAGGCACCTCTTTGTTGTTATGCGCTACGCGCAAGGGAATCGAACTGTGTTCGACTTCTTACAGAAGCTGTTCAGGTTGTCGATATTTTTTTCGATAAACTCAAAAAATATCTGGCAACCTCTTGCGAAAGTGTCCAACACTTTCTCACCCCGTGGGGAAGGAAGGGGTCGGGGAACCTGTTTGGTTTCCCGCGGAGGAAGGCAGTGAGCAAAGCGAGCGTTGGAAAACCGTGGGTTTCCAAGACCCCTAGCGGGTCACAATTTAAAGTTTCCCCAACGGCTCAACGCGTTGAGCCGTTGGGGGGATTTAATAAAACAATGGTTACCGCGCTTTGAGGTGATTATAAATATCTTCTAGTGCCTTGACAGCATCGCCTCCACCGATTTGGTCTAGCTTGACCATTATTTCGCTTGATGTACAGTTGATTTAAATAAGTGATACGCCTCCATACGGTCGAATGGGGGTGTAGTTACCAGCATTGCTATTTATATTTTCAATACTATGGGAAAAGAAATTGGGAAAGTTACTCATTGGTATGACAAGATTGGTGTTGCAGTAGTGAATCTTAAGGGTGCGCTTAAGGTGGGGGATAAAGTGAAGGTAAAAAGAGGAGATGAAGAATATGAAGACACGGTTGCCTCCATGCAACTTGACCACAAAGACATTTCTTCGGCAAAGAAAGGAGATGATGCCGCGATTAAGCTTTCGCAAAAAGCCAAAGAGGGCAGTACCATCTCTCTTGTTGAATAAGATATTTTTTACCGCGCGCGCAGGTGATTATAAATATCTTCTAGTGCCTTGACAGCATCGCCTGCGGCGATGTTGTTTTGGTGATAGAGCTCGTTGGTTGAGTCACCAGCCGCCCATACACCTTCAACTGATGTCTTTTGGTTTCTCGGGTCAATTTCAATACGACCGTAGTCGTCTAATTTCACCAAGTCTTTTACAAATCCTGTTGTTGGTACGAGTCCAATTTCAACAAAGATACCTTTAGCAACAAGTTCATGTTTTTCTTCCGAATCCTTGTCTTTGTACGTAAGACCGGTAACAAACTTGTCACCTTTAATTTCCAACGTCACGGCATTTAAAATCGCTTTCATTTTTGGATTTTCAAGCACTTTTTTAACTGTTACTGGATCAGCCTTAAATTCAGGTCCACGATTCAGCAGAGTAACACTCTTGGTGTAGGCAAGGAGCTGCGCTGCCGTTTCAAAACCGGCATTGCCACCGCCTATTACAACAACATCCATATCCTTAAACAGGAGACCATCACACGATGCACAGTAGGTGAGTCCTTTCTGGTCAAATTCGGCCGCTCCCGGTACCTCAAGCTTTTTGCGGTGAGCACCGGAGCCGATAAAAACAGTCTTGGAATTAAACTCATTACCTTTGTTGGTTTTTACTTTAAATCCACCATCAACCTTCTCCACCCTCTCCACACACTCTCCCTCAACGATGGTTACAATGTCTTCAGCGTAGGCGCTGAGGTGTTCTTTAAGTTTCGTTGCAAGCTCTGCACCAGAAAGAGAAATGGTACCAATCCAGTTTTGTATATCATCAGAAACAGTACTTTGCCCGCCCCACTCGTTGGTTATCAAAACTGTTTTAAGATGTTTTCGTGAAGCGTACACACCCGCACCAACTCCAGCCGGCCCGCCTCCAATAATTACTAAGTCGTAGTTCATGATAGATTTTTGATGAGTGATAACGAATATAAAAATCATTACCCTATTAAATATATTTTTATTTTCTAGAGAAAATAAAAATATACAATTTGAAAATATATGTAATACAATACATTAACATGATAGATATTCAAAGCTGTTGTTACAAACAACACTCTAAATCTATTTCAAATTGTATTTAATAGGGCCTAGTAAATTATAGTCGCTTATAGCTCCTTAATTTACTTGAGTTTTGAGCGTCGCAGAAATGCTGGTACAGCACCCCAATCATCAGAGTCATCCTCTTCCTGTGGAGTCTCCCGATTTTTTTCTGGTGGTGGAGGGGAAGTCGTTGGTTCTTTTTTTTGCATACTCATAGAGGGAATAGGTGGGGTATTGAAAATAGTTTTTTTCTCTTGCTTTTCTGGCTCCTCTTCCTGTTGAGATTCCGAAAACTTTCCTGGAGCCTGGAATAGGGAAGTTCCTCTTTGTGATGAAATATCAGGGAAACCAGTCGCTATGACGGTTATTTTTACTTCACCTTTCTTTAATCGGTCATCATTTGTTGTGCCGAAAATAACTTTGGCATTAGGGTCAATCGATTGTGTGATAAGTTTTGCTGCTTCTTGAATTTCAAGCATCCCTAGATCATCACCACCTGATATGGAAAAGAGCACACCTTTTGCACCGCTGATAGATATTTCAAGTAATGGTGAAGAGATTGCCGCTTTGGCGGCGTCTATTGCACGTCGGTCACCACTGCCAATACCAACCCCCATAAGTGCAGAACCAGCATTTTCCATAACAGTTCGTATGTCAGCGAAGTCTACATTAATAGTTCCGGGGATAGTGATGAGGTCTGAGATTCCCTCAACCGCCCGACGCAAGATACTATCACACATAGCAAACGCACTCTTTGCGGTTGTGTCTTTATCGATAATTGACATCAGTCGGTCATTTGGGATTATCACCAATGCGTCAACTTCTTTTTTAAGCTCCTCCAAACCCTGTTCTGCGATTCGCATCCGCTGTTGCCCCTCAAAGGAGAATGGTTTGGTGACTATAGCTACGGTCAGCGCTCCAAGTTCTCGAGCTGTTTTTGCCACTATGGGACTTGCTCCGGTACCAGTGCCTCCACCCAGTCCACAAGTGATAAACACCATATCAGCTCCTTTCACCGCTCCGAGTATTTCTTCTTTTGTTTCTTCAGCCGCTCGTTTTCCGACTTCCGGACTCATTCCAGTACCGAGTCCACGTGTAAGATTTTTGCCAATATGAATTTTTTTCTTTGCCAATGAGTGATGCAAATCTTGCGAATCGGTGTTGATGACGATGAACTCAACCCCCCGCACTCGAGAATTAATCATATGATCGACGGCATTGCCTCCGGAACCTCCACATCCAACGACACGTATTCGAGCGAACGATTCAACCTCTGGTTTTATTTGCTGCATGACTATCGCTGTTTATTAGTTTCACCATAATAACAGACCATTTAAAAAATGGAACCTTTGACATTTTTAAGTTTTATTGCGAAAAATAAAGCCAAAACATATCTGCATTTTGTGTGGATACGTTTGTCCGAACTCGTCTGCAAAGCAGATGAGTTTTAGGGCAGAAATTGCTTCATCCAAGAGAGTATACTTCCACCAGTTCGCTTTGCAAAAGTAATCCCCAACGATTCTTCTTCAGTGGTGAGTCCCCAGATGCACAACCCATATGCAACTGCCCACGATGCGTCTTTTATAAAGCCTTGCCCTTGTCCATGTGGCATTTCGCCAACTTGCAACGTTGCAATTTTAGATGGAAGTTTGAGTGATGCTCGAGCTAAATCTTCTATGGTGGCAATACCTGATCCACCACCAGTTAGAATAATTCCGGCTGGGAGCATTCTGTTCTTACCAATATTTTTTAAGTGTGATTCTATAAGTTCAAAAATGTCAGAGAGGCGAGCAACAACTATCTCCTCAAGTTTTTTCCTTGGGTAGTCAGCGTTGGTAATTGCTCCAAGTTTAATTTGCTCAGCCTCTTCAAGAGAAATTTTAAGACCGAGAGCAATGTCATTGGTAATATCAGTTGAGCCGATAGGG
Above is a genomic segment from Patescibacteria group bacterium containing:
- the pilM gene encoding pilus assembly protein PilM, whose protein sequence is MRSRGETVVARADTEVNDLDINKAIEESERKIEQKLLNRKIIHAIPLLHKIDGQKVLGKLQGMKGVKIEVETLFVTCLEQHLRDQITAIESVGVEVDDVMVSPLAGSFVTLSKTQKIAGCVLANIGSETVSVVVFENNIPISFKVFPIGSTDITNDIALGLKISLEEAEQIKLGAITNADYPRKKLEEIVVARLSDIFELIESHLKNIGKNRMLPAGIILTGGGSGIATIEDLARASLKLPSKIATLQVGEMPHGQGQGFIKDASWAVAYGLCIWGLTTEEESLGITFAKRTGGSILSWMKQFLP
- the ftsZ gene encoding cell division protein FtsZ; translated protein: MQQIKPEVESFARIRVVGCGGSGGNAVDHMINSRVRGVEFIVINTDSQDLHHSLAKKKIHIGKNLTRGLGTGMSPEVGKRAAEETKEEILGAVKGADMVFITCGLGGGTGTGASPIVAKTARELGALTVAIVTKPFSFEGQQRMRIAEQGLEELKKEVDALVIIPNDRLMSIIDKDTTAKSAFAMCDSILRRAVEGISDLITIPGTINVDFADIRTVMENAGSALMGVGIGSGDRRAIDAAKAAISSPLLEISISGAKGVLFSISGGDDLGMLEIQEAAKLITQSIDPNAKVIFGTTNDDRLKKGEVKITVIATGFPDISSQRGTSLFQAPGKFSESQQEEEPEKQEKKTIFNTPPIPSMSMQKKEPTTSPPPPEKNRETPQEEDDSDDWGAVPAFLRRSKLK
- a CDS encoding FAD-dependent oxidoreductase; the encoded protein is MIFIFVITHQKSIMNYDLVIIGGGPAGVGAGVYASRKHLKTVLITNEWGGQSTVSDDIQNWIGTISLSGAELATKLKEHLSAYAEDIVTIVEGECVERVEKVDGGFKVKTNKGNEFNSKTVFIGSGAHRKKLEVPGAAEFDQKGLTYCASCDGLLFKDMDVVVIGGGNAGFETAAQLLAYTKSVTLLNRGPEFKADPVTVKKVLENPKMKAILNAVTLEIKGDKFVTGLTYKDKDSEEKHELVAKGIFVEIGLVPTTGFVKDLVKLDDYGRIEIDPRNQKTSVEGVWAAGDSTNELYHQNNIAAGDAVKALEDIYNHLRAR